The genome window GACATGTGTCGCTCGAACCGATTCCGCTGATGGCCGGCAGCGAAGCGCTGACAGCCGACAGCGGTCTATCGGCCCAGCCGCCGCGTCCGCGCGTCGAGATAGACGCCGAGCGTTTTCCCGTACGATTCCGTCGTCACGATCTTCTGGTAATCCATCCCCGCCACGCCGGCGATGCGGGCGATCTCCTGGTTGTGGGCCCGGTACTGCTCGAGATAGATCGCGCGGAGGCGGTGCGGATCGACGAGGATCCGGTGCGTCTCCTGCTCGAGGCTGTGAAACTGCGTCGGCTTCGCGAAGGGAAAATCTTCCTCTTCCGGAGCGACGATCTGCAGGAGCAGGACTTCGTGGCGGGCGTGGCGGAACTGCTTGATCGCCTCCAGAAGCTTGGCCGTGTCGTCGAAGAAATCGCTGAGGACGATCAGGAGGCTCCGCCGCTTGATCAGCGGGAGCATCGAGGCGAAGACTTCCGCGAGGCTCGTCTCGTCCCCTGGCTTCCAGGACTGGAGGCTCTGCGTGATCCGGCGGAACGTGAAGGGGTGCGTCGCGGGATCGATGCGTTCCCGGACCTTCGTATCGAATGTCATCAGTCCCACCGCGTCCCGCTGCGAGAGCAGGAGGTAGCCGAGGGCCGCCGCGACGTGCCGCGCGTAGTCGAACTTGGAGAGCGTTTTCCCCGCGTAGGCCATGCTGCCGGAACCATCGACCAGCAGGTAGGCCCGCATGTTCGTCTCTTCTTCGAACTCCTTGATGTAGTACTTCCCGGTCTTGCCGTAAGCCCGCCAGTCGATGTGGCGGATCTCGTCCCCCGGGTAGTACTGGCGGTGCTCGACGAACTCGACGCTCGATCCTTTGAAGGGGCTCTTGTGCTGGCCGAGCATGTAGCCTTCGACGATCAGCCGCGCCACGAAGTCGAGCTGGCCGTACTTCGCGAGAGCGGTCGGATCATTCACCGGCGGACTCGACGGAGTCGACATGACGGCGCGGTTCCCGGGAGAGGTTTCCACAGACGGATCGAGACTAACACAGTCCCTCGGCCGTTCCCATCGTCGTCCGGGCATCCCCGTCGGGGCCGGGGCGGACGATGGGAAAGACGCTATCATCGCGGATCCGTTCGGCCCGGCGATTGTTGCATGACTTCCCACACCGTTTCGTCCTCCTCTCCGTCCCTCGAAGAGCTGCTGCGGCAGGCGTGCCTCATGGAGGTCTCCGCGCGAAAGGCGGGGAACGTTCATCCCGAGGCCTCCTTCGCCGACACGACGTTCCAGGACTTTGTCGCCTCGGCGGAACTCGTCGCGCCGATCCTGGCCCAGGCCGCCGCGATCGGCGTCGGGCAGGCGATTCTCGATGCGGTCCGGGCGACCCGCGACGCGCTCGGGAAGAACACGAATCTGGGAATGATCCTGCTCCTCGCGCCGCTCGCGGCGGTGCCGCCGACCGCGAAGCTGACCGACGGGATCGGCGACGTCCTGCGGGGGCTGACCGTCCGCGACGCGGAGCTCGTCTACGAGGCGATCCGGCTCGCCCGCCCCGGCGGACTCGGCAAAGTGGATCGGGGCGATGTGCACGACGCCCCGCAGATGACGCTTCTCGAAGCGATGACGCTCGCGAAGGATCGGGACCTGATCGCCGCCGAATACGCCACTGACTTCGCCTTCACGACGCGGCAGTCGGCGGGGATCCTCGTTCGCACCAGTCACCTCGACTGGGAACTTCAGGTAATCCACCTCCACCTGTGGATGCTGTCGCGGCAGCCCGACACGCTCATCACCCGCAAGTGCGGCGAGGAGGTCGCCGAAGAGGCTCAGGGGTGGGCACAGCACATCTTTGCCGAAGGATGGCCGGAGACCGACGGCAGCATCCGCCTGTTCCAGAAATTCGATCGCTGGCTCCGTGCCGAAGGCAACCAGCGGAACCCGGGGACGACCGCCGACCTCGTGGCCGGGACGCTCTTCGTCGTCCTGCGGGACCGCCTTACCCGCTTTGAGGACTGGCCCCCGGCGGCGGATCGCGGCGCTTCCGTCTGATTGTCTCCCTCTATCGGCGGGCGGCCGTTTTGCGGAACCGGCGTTGCGGACTCACCGCTCGCTCTGCAGTCCCCGCGGGTTGGTGTGGGGGCATACGGCACGGTGTCCGCGCCTGGACACGTGCTCCTTCAGACAGTTCTCGACGGCCAGGCCTCCGGCGGGCAAAGGGGCGTTGCCCCTCTGCACTCCCCACCAGGGTGCCCCTGGACCCGGTATGGGTTTGGTGCAGTAACAAAACACCGGCCGGTCCCGTCCGAGGAACACTCGAACAGAACCGGCCGGCTGGATGCACATTGCTGACAGTCGCCGCCCGCCTTACTGGGCGCTCGCCTGCGGGTTGGCCTTGATCCGGCCTTCCAGCGTGGCAGTCGTTTCCTTGAGGACGTAATCGATGTACTCGTCCGTCGGGTGGATCAGCACCTGCACGGCGATGTCGAGCGCGTCCTGGCTCCCAAAGAAGCTCAGCGTCCGCACCCCTTCCAGCCGCACCCGCGGATGCTCATCGTTGACCGCCGCTTCCAGCTTCTTCAGCGGCTCCTTCACCCGGTCCCGCCACTGGCAGAGAACCCGGACACCCGCCGCACGGGCCCGGCCGTCCTTCGACGTCAGAGCCCGGTCGAGCAGCGTCTCATCGACGACGTCGTGGTGCTGCTTCACCCACAGCAGTTCGACAAGGAGGTGCTGAGTCGCTTCATCGTCCCCCTGCAGCGACGCTGCCACCTTATCGACGGCCGCCATCACGTCCTTCGTCGGACGGCCCCGCAGCTCGCGGCGAACGCGGTAGCGGGTCCGGTCTTCATAGGTCTTCAGGCCATCGAGCAGCTTTTCAATCGGCTCACCAGCGATCCGCACCGGCTCGACGAGCGGCTTCTTCTTGTAGGTGATCCGCCAGACGCGGCCGTGGGTGTGGTCCCGCTTCGGGTCGCGGACCGAGTGCTGCATGTGCCCGATCAGCGGGTTGTACCAGTCGAGAATGTAGAGCGATCCGTCCGGAGCGAAGTCGAGATCGACCGGCCGGAAGTTCGGGTCGGCGCTCCGCATCAGCGGCTCGACCGGATCAGCGGCGAATCCGCTTGCTTCGTCCTTCATCCGGTACTGGAGCGTCCCCTGGAAGCTGATGCAGTTGTTGAGCAGGTAGTCCCCCTGCATCTCATCCGGGAAGTGCCGGCTGGAGACGAACTGGCAGCCGCAGGTGGGCCGCCACTGCTTCACGAGGAACTGCTTGAGACCCGGGTGCTTGCGGGGATAGTCGACGTCGCCCGAGAAGGCGGCGGCGACGTAGTTCGCTCCGCCCGAGGCATCGGCACAGAAGTCCTGGCCCCACTTGTCGAAGCAGTAGCCCCACGGGTTGGCGAAGCCGTACGAGACATGGATGTCGACCTTGTCGGTCCGCGGCTCGTAGCGGAAGACGCCGGCGTTCTTGACCCGCTCGGGGCCGTAGGGGGTTTCGATCTGCGTGTGGTGGAAGGTTCCTTCCTCAAAGTACATGTCTCCCCCGGGGCCCCACTCGAAGGCGCTGATCGAGTGGTGGGAGTCGGCGGAGTCGAAGCCGTGCAGGACGAGTTCCTTGGAGTCCGCCTTGTCGTCGCCGTCCTTGTCCGGCAGGAACATCAGGCTCGGCTGGGCCGAGACGTACGCGCCCCCATCGCCGAGCTCGATTCCGATCGGCAGGTGCAGGCCGTCGGCGAAGACCGTCTGCTTG of Planctomyces sp. SH-PL14 contains these proteins:
- a CDS encoding DUF58 domain-containing protein, whose protein sequence is MSTPSSPPVNDPTALAKYGQLDFVARLIVEGYMLGQHKSPFKGSSVEFVEHRQYYPGDEIRHIDWRAYGKTGKYYIKEFEEETNMRAYLLVDGSGSMAYAGKTLSKFDYARHVAAALGYLLLSQRDAVGLMTFDTKVRERIDPATHPFTFRRITQSLQSWKPGDETSLAEVFASMLPLIKRRSLLIVLSDFFDDTAKLLEAIKQFRHARHEVLLLQIVAPEEEDFPFAKPTQFHSLEQETHRILVDPHRLRAIYLEQYRAHNQEIARIAGVAGMDYQKIVTTESYGKTLGVYLDARTRRLGR
- a CDS encoding triphosphoribosyl-dephospho-CoA synthase; translation: MTSHTVSSSSPSLEELLRQACLMEVSARKAGNVHPEASFADTTFQDFVASAELVAPILAQAAAIGVGQAILDAVRATRDALGKNTNLGMILLLAPLAAVPPTAKLTDGIGDVLRGLTVRDAELVYEAIRLARPGGLGKVDRGDVHDAPQMTLLEAMTLAKDRDLIAAEYATDFAFTTRQSAGILVRTSHLDWELQVIHLHLWMLSRQPDTLITRKCGEEVAEEAQGWAQHIFAEGWPETDGSIRLFQKFDRWLRAEGNQRNPGTTADLVAGTLFVVLRDRLTRFEDWPPAADRGASV
- a CDS encoding PVC-type heme-binding CxxCH protein, with translation MTRLWTRLACAALALGSASAGIARAEAPKTLEIKPGETVVLIGNTLAERMLYFPDFEVLLHARFPEHKLVFRNLGWSADELTLRPRSQDFKDHGHNLEDHKPQVLLAAFGFNESFGGKNGLAKFEKDLADFIKQSTTTKYDGQNPPRLVLLTPIANEDHAGRKILAGKMNNEQIATYVAAMKTIAAAHDIQCVDLFEPSQALYAKANADGKYLTINGCHLSAEGYRQLAPVLDEALFGKAPAPKGDLKKIKAEVAEKNLQFFYDYRAVNGFYIYGGRKNPFGVVNFPAEFKKLRKMIANRDERIWQAAQGKDLPAKIDDGNTGEFTTIETNFKNEVALTSPDEAQKSFTLAPDFEITCFASEKDFPDLQDPVAFVFDNKGRLWVTCCPSYPMYLPGTPPNDKILILEDTNGDGKADKQTVFADGLHLPIGIELGDGGAYVSAQPSLMFLPDKDGDDKADSKELVLHGFDSADSHHSISAFEWGPGGDMYFEEGTFHHTQIETPYGPERVKNAGVFRYEPRTDKVDIHVSYGFANPWGYCFDKWGQDFCADASGGANYVAAAFSGDVDYPRKHPGLKQFLVKQWRPTCGCQFVSSRHFPDEMQGDYLLNNCISFQGTLQYRMKDEASGFAADPVEPLMRSADPNFRPVDLDFAPDGSLYILDWYNPLIGHMQHSVRDPKRDHTHGRVWRITYKKKPLVEPVRIAGEPIEKLLDGLKTYEDRTRYRVRRELRGRPTKDVMAAVDKVAASLQGDDEATQHLLVELLWVKQHHDVVDETLLDRALTSKDGRARAAGVRVLCQWRDRVKEPLKKLEAAVNDEHPRVRLEGVRTLSFFGSQDALDIAVQVLIHPTDEYIDYVLKETTATLEGRIKANPQASAQ